The Mesorhizobium sp. M3A.F.Ca.ET.080.04.2.1 genome contains the following window.
GTGTCCGATGCATCGGTGACCATAGTTCGGGGTCGATGGCTGAGGCAATTGCTTTGGACCAAGGAGGCGAAGGGCGCAGAAGCAGGAGGAATGACGATGGTGCCGGGAGACGCTGCAGCTCAGATATGGCGAGTGCGGCCGTGCGGTCGCTGGGGAGGTCAAGCGTTGTGAGCCTCGCAAGATGATGTTCGTGCAAGCCTGAGGCCGCCTCAGGCACCTTTCGATCGGTACACCCTCTGCGGTGGCTAGCGTCGCAATCTAGGGATCACAACCATGGCTGTTGAAACCCCAGAACTTACTATTGTCCTCAACGACTATGCCGCCGAATCTTATGCGCGACTTATCAAAGAGCGTTTTCCGCAGGTGCGCACCTTAGTGGCGCCCGACTCCGACCGGCTGGAACGGTACATAGGCGAGGCGGATGCGCTGCTTGGCGCCCGCTTTCCCGTGGAGGTCTTCGACAAGGCGAAGAAGCTGCGCTGGTTCCAGTGCGCCAACGCTGGAATTGATACCATCTTTCCCATTCGCGATAGAGTGGGAGAGCTAATGGTTACCAATGCACGCGGCATCCACGGCGATGTCATTGCCGATCATGTGATGGCCGGCGTGACGATGCTGCATTGGGATTTCCGGCGATTTCTGCGGGAGCAGAATGATCGGCAATGGAGCCCACGATTTGTAGCGCCGCTGGCAGAAAAGACACTTGGCGTCGTCGGATTGGGATCGATTGGAGCGACCATCGCCCGGCGCGCCAAGAGTGCGGGTATGACGGTGGTTGGTTCAAAGCGGGACATCTCTTTGCCAGTCGAGGGTGTCGACCGGCTGTTCGCCTCCGACGCACTCGAGGATCTGCTGCCTCTTTGCGATTTCGTTGTCTTGGCACTACCGGGAACGCCGGAGACGGCGGGTGCCATCGAAGCAGCCGAGATCGGGCTCATCAGGCCCCATGCGTTTCTAAATCAATATCGCTCGAGGCAGCGTTGTGGTGGAGGCCGAACTCATCAAGGCGCTGCGGACCGGCGCGATCGCAGGTGCAATGCTTGACGTATTCGAGAAGGAGCCGCTGCCCGAGGACAACCCGCTTTGGGACATGCCAAACGTGATCGTCACACCGCATCTGGCGGGAAGTCCGACGAATTATGAGGATCGAGTGTTCTCCATCTTCGCGGATAATCTCGATCGTTTCATCAAGGGAGAGGCACTGATGAATGTCGTGGATCTGGGGCGCGGCTATTAACGGGGGAACTGGGCTGGCGTGGAGGGCGCTGTGCTGTTTTGCGACCGCTAGGTGCTTCGTCAGACACTGTCGAGGCTCATTCGGATGACGAAGGGCGACGTCGGCTTGCAGCCTTAGGCGAAGTCAATCGCTCGTAGCGATGATGGGAAGAACACCAAGAAAGGAAATGCCATGACTAAATCAATGGGACGTGGATTTTCGGCGTCAATCAGAGAAACGTCGGGGAGGATATAACACATGAGCAAGAACTATCGCACTCTTGATCAAATCAGGCGCAACCACTCCCCGCTCGAAAACCACCTGGTTGACGGCCTCGTTGATGGCCGGGTCAGCCGCCGCGACTTTATCCGCCATGGCAGCCTGCTCGGCCTGTCGCTGCCGCTGCTGAGCGGCATAGCCACGGTCGCGGGCTTCAGTGGCATGCCCTCGCTCGCTCGCGCGCAGGGCTCGCCTGGCGCCACCATTCGCGTCGCCGGCGACATGCCGGCGGCGACGATCGATCCTGTGACTATCTCCGACGGAGGTAGCTTTGTGCTATTAGGGCAGGTCGGAGAATACCTCTGCATCGCCGGTTCGGACCTCGTGCTGCAGCCGGCGTTGGCTGAAAGCTGGAAGCCGAACGACACCGGCACGATGTGGACCTTCAAGCTGCGGAAGGGCGTGAAATTCCACAGCGGCGGCGAGATGAAGGCCGACGACGTCGTGGCCAGCATCGACCGTCTCGCCGATCCGGCCAATTCATCCAACGCGCTGTCGGTGTTCCGCGGCCTATTGCAGAAGGGCGCGACAAAGAAGGTTGATGACTATACGGTCGAGTTCCACCTCGACGCGCCGAACGGCAACTTCCCCTACATGGTGTCGTCGGACAACTACAATGCCATTATCATCCCGGCGAGCTATAAGGGCGACTACGAGAAGAGCTTCGACGGTACCGGGCCGTTCAAGCTGGAGAAATACACGTCCAAGGTCGGCGCCTCCTTCGTTCGCAACGAAAATTACTGGGGCGACAAGGTGCTGCCGGAGCGCATCGAGTTCATATTCTTCTCCGATGATCAATCGGCTATCCTGGCGCTGCTTGGCGGTGAGGTCGATGTCATCTCACTTTCGGCGGCGGCCGGCGTTAGCCTACTCAACAACCCGAACGTCAATATCGACAGCGTGAAGACGGCCTCGCACTCGCAGTTCCACATGCGCTGCGAT
Protein-coding sequences here:
- a CDS encoding NAD(P)-dependent oxidoreductase, which produces MAVETPELTIVLNDYAAESYARLIKERFPQVRTLVAPDSDRLERYIGEADALLGARFPVEVFDKAKKLRWFQCANAGIDTIFPIRDRVGELMVTNARGIHGDVIADHVMAGVTMLHWDFRRFLREQNDRQWSPRFVAPLAEKTLGVVGLGSIGATIARRAKSAGMTVVGSKRDISLPVEGVDRLFASDALEDLLPLCDFVVLALPGTPETAGAIEAAEIGLIRPHAFLNQYRSRQRCGGGRTHQGAADRRDRRCNA
- a CDS encoding NAD(P)-dependent oxidoreductase; this translates as MEAELIKALRTGAIAGAMLDVFEKEPLPEDNPLWDMPNVIVTPHLAGSPTNYEDRVFSIFADNLDRFIKGEALMNVVDLGRGY
- a CDS encoding ABC transporter substrate-binding protein; the protein is MSKNYRTLDQIRRNHSPLENHLVDGLVDGRVSRRDFIRHGSLLGLSLPLLSGIATVAGFSGMPSLARAQGSPGATIRVAGDMPAATIDPVTISDGGSFVLLGQVGEYLCIAGSDLVLQPALAESWKPNDTGTMWTFKLRKGVKFHSGGEMKADDVVASIDRLADPANSSNALSVFRGLLQKGATKKVDDYTVEFHLDAPNGNFPYMVSSDNYNAIIIPASYKGDYEKSFDGTGPFKLEKYTSKVGASFVRNENYWGDKVLPERIEFIFFSDDQSAILALLGGEVDVISLSAAAGVSLLNNPNVNIDSVKTASHSQFHMRCDSDPFKDPRVRRAVALCLDRDKLVAGLFKGRASPGNDSPFAPVYPSTDTSVPQRKQDFAQAKQLMQAAGVGKGFKVTLTTARFVELPDYAQLIQNWVKEIGIELQLNMLPLGAYYGDAVFGKSPWLDSVMGICDYGHRGAPNVLLSAPLTSNGSWNAAHFKSKDYDTLVSSYIAALDLEAQKATAGKIQNLLLEETPVIFGYFYDDLTVTAKGVFGIKKTGMGQLFFDKASKA